The Burkholderiales bacterium genome window below encodes:
- a CDS encoding Smr/MutS family protein, whose protein sequence is MKIKTTKGATHRPAPLPEEERGLFHEAVKGAQPLRAKRRVQHQPKPPPPLPLQTLRDEQAALAESLSDWENPVETGDETSFLRAGLSRQILKKLRRVHWVVQDQLDLHGQNREEARSSLVAFLNTSIKRGLRCVRIIHGKGLGSKNRVPVLKHKVRGWLIKREEILAFCEAPPVDGGSGVLIVLLKGSGLRVEG, encoded by the coding sequence GTGAAAATAAAAACTACTAAAGGCGCGACGCACCGTCCGGCGCCTTTGCCGGAAGAAGAACGCGGCTTGTTCCATGAAGCGGTAAAAGGCGCCCAGCCCTTGCGCGCCAAGCGGCGCGTGCAGCATCAACCCAAGCCGCCCCCGCCTCTGCCCTTGCAAACCCTGCGCGATGAACAGGCGGCGCTCGCCGAATCGCTCTCTGATTGGGAAAACCCGGTTGAAACCGGCGATGAAACGTCTTTCCTGCGTGCCGGCTTATCCAGGCAAATCCTGAAAAAACTGCGCCGCGTGCACTGGGTCGTTCAAGACCAACTTGATCTGCACGGACAAAACCGCGAAGAAGCGCGTTCAAGTCTCGTGGCGTTTCTTAATACAAGTATCAAGCGCGGTTTGCGCTGTGTGCGTATCATTCATGGCAAGGGCCTGGGCTCAAAAAACCGCGTGCCGGTACTGAAGCACAAGGTACGGGGGTGGCTGATTAAGCGCGAAGAGATTCTGGCGTTCTGCGAGGCGCCCCCGGTTGACGGCGGCAGTGGCGTGCTGATTGTGCTGTTGAAGGGTTCGGGGTTGAGGGTTGAGGGTTGA
- the clpA gene encoding ATP-dependent Clp protease ATP-binding subunit ClpA, whose translation MIAQELEVSLHMAFMEARQKRHEFITVEHLLLALLDNPTASEVLRACAVNIEELRKQLADFVIEHTPKVSGEVDTQPTLGFQRVIQRAILHVQSSGKKEVTGANVLVAIFGEKDSHAVFFLHQRGVTRLDVVNYIAHGITKVPQGISGSKAESEAETEQEASSGGALENYTMNLNALALAGKIDPLIGRERELERVVQTLCRRRKNNPLLVGEAGVGKTAIAEGLARRIFEGDVPEVLKRAQVYTLDMGALLAGTKYRGDFEQRLKAVLKQLLENPNAILFIDEIHTLIGAGAASGGTLDASNLLKPALNQGQLKCIGATTYNEYRGVFEKDHALSRRFQKIDVGEPTIDETVAILRGLKSRFEAHHGVKYTATALTSAAELSARYINDRHLPDKAIDVIDEAGAAQKILPKSRQKRVISQHEIEGIVAKIARIPPRSVSTDDRAALKNLDRDLKAVVFGQDKAIDALSAAIKMARSGLGNPQKPIGCFLFSGPTGVGKTEVGRQLAYIMGVELIRFDMSEYMERHAVSRLIGAPPGYVGFDQGGLLTEAITKHPYAVLLLDEIEKAHSDIFNILLQVMDYGTLTDNNGRKADFRNVMIIMTTNAGAESLSKTAIGFNPGKSSGDELVEIKRLFTPEFRNRLDAIISFAALDHEIILRVVDKFLMQLEEQLHEKKVEAHFTDALKSYLAKRGFDPIMGARPMARLIQDTIRSALADELLFGRLAQGGKVTVDLDANEKMRLVFADEEEKVV comes from the coding sequence ATGATTGCGCAGGAACTCGAGGTTAGCCTCCACATGGCGTTTATGGAAGCGCGCCAGAAACGCCACGAGTTCATTACCGTGGAGCACCTGCTTTTGGCGCTGCTCGACAACCCCACCGCTTCCGAGGTGCTGCGCGCCTGCGCGGTCAATATCGAAGAGCTGCGCAAGCAGCTTGCTGATTTCGTCATCGAGCACACGCCCAAGGTGAGCGGCGAGGTGGACACCCAGCCCACGCTGGGCTTCCAGCGCGTGATTCAGCGCGCCATCCTGCACGTGCAATCCTCCGGCAAGAAGGAAGTCACCGGCGCCAACGTGCTGGTGGCGATCTTCGGCGAGAAGGATTCGCACGCCGTATTTTTCCTGCACCAGCGCGGCGTGACCCGGCTGGATGTAGTGAACTACATCGCGCACGGCATCACCAAGGTGCCGCAGGGCATATCAGGCAGCAAGGCCGAAAGCGAGGCCGAGACCGAGCAGGAAGCCTCTTCCGGCGGCGCGCTGGAAAACTACACGATGAACCTCAACGCGCTGGCGCTGGCCGGCAAGATTGATCCGCTCATCGGCCGCGAGCGGGAGCTCGAGCGCGTGGTGCAAACCCTGTGCCGCCGCCGCAAGAACAATCCGCTTCTGGTCGGCGAGGCCGGCGTGGGCAAGACGGCGATTGCCGAAGGCCTGGCGCGGCGCATTTTCGAAGGCGACGTGCCGGAAGTGCTGAAGCGGGCACAGGTCTATACGCTCGACATGGGTGCGCTCCTCGCCGGCACCAAATACCGGGGCGATTTCGAGCAGCGGCTGAAAGCGGTGCTCAAGCAATTGCTCGAAAACCCCAACGCGATTCTGTTCATCGACGAGATTCATACCCTGATCGGCGCGGGCGCGGCATCCGGCGGCACGCTAGATGCGTCGAATCTGTTGAAGCCGGCATTGAACCAGGGGCAGCTGAAATGCATAGGCGCCACCACCTACAACGAATACCGCGGCGTGTTCGAGAAGGACCACGCGCTGTCGCGCCGTTTCCAGAAAATCGACGTGGGCGAGCCGACTATTGATGAAACCGTGGCGATTTTGCGCGGCCTGAAATCGCGCTTCGAGGCGCATCACGGCGTGAAATACACGGCTACCGCCTTGACCAGCGCGGCGGAGCTTTCGGCGCGCTATATCAACGACCGGCATTTGCCGGACAAGGCGATTGACGTGATTGACGAAGCCGGCGCGGCGCAGAAAATCCTGCCTAAATCAAGGCAAAAACGCGTCATCAGCCAGCACGAAATCGAGGGCATCGTCGCCAAGATCGCGCGCATCCCGCCGCGGAGCGTGTCCACCGACGACCGCGCCGCGCTGAAGAATCTCGACCGCGATTTGAAGGCGGTGGTGTTCGGCCAGGATAAAGCAATCGACGCGCTTTCCGCCGCCATCAAGATGGCGAGGAGCGGCCTGGGCAATCCGCAAAAACCCATAGGCTGCTTCCTGTTCTCAGGGCCCACCGGCGTGGGCAAGACCGAAGTCGGGCGCCAGCTCGCCTACATCATGGGGGTGGAGCTGATTCGTTTCGACATGTCGGAATACATGGAGCGACATGCCGTGTCGCGCCTGATCGGCGCGCCGCCCGGCTATGTCGGTTTCGACCAGGGGGGCTTGCTCACCGAAGCCATCACCAAGCATCCTTACGCGGTGTTGCTGCTCGACGAGATTGAGAAGGCGCACTCCGACATCTTCAATATCCTGTTGCAGGTGATGGATTATGGCACGCTCACCGACAACAACGGCCGCAAGGCGGATTTCCGCAACGTGATGATTATCATGACCACCAACGCCGGCGCCGAATCGCTGTCGAAAACCGCCATTGGCTTCAACCCCGGTAAGTCCTCCGGTGACGAGCTGGTGGAGATCAAGCGGCTGTTCACGCCGGAATTCCGCAACCGGCTGGACGCCATCATTTCCTTCGCCGCGCTCGACCATGAAATCATCCTGCGCGTGGTGGATAAGTTCCTGATGCAGCTCGAGGAGCAGTTGCACGAGAAAAAAGTCGAGGCGCATTTCACCGATGCATTGAAAAGCTATTTGGCGAAGCGCGGCTTCGATCCGATAATGGGCGCGCGCCCCATGGCTAGGCTAATCCAGGACACCATCCGCAGCGCGCTGGCGGATGAGCTGCTGTTCGGCAGGCTCGCCCAGGGCGGCAAGGTCACCGTGGACCTTGACGCTAACGAAAAAATGCGTCTGGTGTTTGCAGACGAAGAAGAAAAAGTCGTTTAG
- a CDS encoding cold-shock protein, with protein sequence MATGTVKWFNDSKGYGFITPDDGSEDLFAHFSAINMSGFKTLKEGQKVSFEVTQGPKGKQASNIQAAS encoded by the coding sequence ATGGCAACTGGTACTGTTAAGTGGTTTAACGATTCAAAAGGTTATGGGTTTATCACCCCTGATGATGGCAGCGAAGATTTGTTTGCCCATTTCTCCGCAATCAACATGAGCGGATTCAAGACCCTGAAAGAAGGGCAGAAAGTCTCTTTTGAGGTTACTCAAGGCCCCAAGGGCAAACAAGCCTCCAACATCCAGGCAGCATCTTAA
- a CDS encoding c-type cytochrome, whose amino-acid sequence MKSRAAILLFTLVFGASLAAPAAGPNAARELAANCANCHGTDGRSAGVMPSLVGLDRGYFVRQMQDFKAGRRPATIMHQLAKGYTDEQVELMAGYFAGQK is encoded by the coding sequence ATGAAATCCCGTGCGGCGATCCTGTTATTCACTTTAGTCTTTGGCGCAAGCTTGGCGGCCCCGGCTGCCGGCCCGAATGCTGCGCGTGAGCTTGCCGCCAATTGCGCCAACTGCCACGGCACCGATGGCCGGAGCGCAGGCGTGATGCCCTCGCTCGTCGGTCTTGACCGCGGCTATTTCGTCCGCCAGATGCAGGACTTCAAAGCGGGCCGCCGTCCGGCGACCATCATGCATCAGCTCGCCAAGGGTTACACCGACGAACAGGTTGAGCTGATGGCGGGTTACTTTGCCGGGCAAAAATAG
- a CDS encoding NAD+ synthase — protein sequence MKIAIAQINVTVGDLAGNAAKILDFTRRAQAGGASLVLAPELALSGYPPEDLLLRDGFYQACNKVLQDLAGLVQGITLVVGHPQAVGDRRFNAASVIRDGKIIATYHKLKLPNYTVFDEARYFVSGSQPCVFELEGVRFGVNICADIWEPHAAARAKDAGAQVLLVLNASPYHMNKQDTRHEVLQERVGETGMAIIYGNLVGGQDELVFDGASFAVNSKGELTHQFPPFQEGIYWIALEKDVPVRGQIAVAQSLEATVYQALCLGVRDYVTKNGFPGALVGLSGGVDSALTLVIAADALGTDKVQAVMMPSPYTADMSVKDACALAKTLGVRYSEILIKPMFDAFLQALSSEFAGLPADTAEENLQARIRGTLLMALSNKTGSLVLTTGNKSEMGVGYATLYGDMAGGFAVLKDITKTLVYRLAHYRNSLARVIPERILTRAPSAELKPNQTDQDSLPAYDILDAIMEAYVEDDMSPEEIIGRGFSADDVRRVVRLIKSSEYKRRQAPVGIRITPRGFGKDWRYPITSKYRDI from the coding sequence ATGAAAATAGCTATTGCCCAGATCAACGTTACCGTCGGCGATCTTGCCGGCAACGCCGCCAAAATCCTGGACTTTACCAGGCGGGCGCAAGCCGGCGGCGCGAGCCTGGTGCTGGCGCCGGAACTGGCCCTCTCCGGCTATCCGCCGGAAGACCTGTTGTTGCGCGACGGGTTTTATCAGGCCTGCAACAAGGTTCTTCAGGACCTGGCGGGTCTGGTTCAAGGCATCACGCTCGTAGTGGGGCATCCGCAGGCGGTCGGCGATCGGCGCTTTAACGCCGCGTCGGTGATTCGCGACGGCAAAATCATCGCCACTTACCACAAGCTCAAGCTTCCCAATTACACGGTGTTTGACGAGGCGCGTTATTTCGTGTCAGGAAGCCAGCCTTGCGTGTTCGAGCTCGAGGGCGTGCGCTTCGGCGTGAACATTTGCGCCGATATCTGGGAACCCCATGCGGCGGCCCGGGCGAAAGACGCCGGCGCGCAAGTGCTGCTGGTGCTGAACGCCTCGCCGTACCACATGAACAAACAGGATACCCGCCACGAGGTATTGCAGGAGCGGGTCGGGGAAACCGGCATGGCGATCATTTATGGCAATCTGGTCGGCGGCCAGGATGAGCTGGTGTTCGACGGCGCTTCGTTTGCGGTGAACAGCAAAGGTGAGCTCACGCATCAGTTTCCGCCGTTTCAAGAAGGTATTTATTGGATCGCGCTGGAAAAGGATGTGCCGGTGCGCGGCCAGATCGCCGTCGCCCAATCGCTCGAAGCGACGGTGTATCAGGCATTGTGCCTGGGCGTGCGCGATTATGTGACGAAGAACGGCTTCCCCGGCGCGCTGGTCGGCCTTTCCGGCGGCGTCGACTCGGCGCTGACGCTCGTCATCGCGGCGGACGCGCTGGGTACAGACAAGGTTCAAGCGGTGATGATGCCTTCGCCATATACCGCCGACATGAGCGTCAAGGATGCGTGCGCCCTCGCCAAAACCTTGGGCGTGCGTTACAGCGAAATTCTCATCAAGCCCATGTTCGATGCATTTTTGCAGGCGCTCTCCTCCGAATTCGCCGGCTTGCCTGCCGATACTGCCGAGGAAAATTTGCAGGCGCGCATTCGCGGCACGTTGCTCATGGCGCTGTCCAACAAAACTGGCAGCCTGGTTTTGACCACCGGCAATAAGAGCGAAATGGGAGTAGGTTACGCCACGCTTTACGGCGACATGGCGGGCGGCTTCGCGGTGTTGAAAGACATCACCAAAACGCTGGTATACCGCCTGGCGCATTACCGCAACAGCCTGGCGCGTGTCATCCCCGAGCGCATCCTTACCCGTGCGCCGTCGGCGGAGCTGAAACCGAACCAGACCGACCAGGACAGCCTGCCGGCGTACGACATTCTGGACGCCATCATGGAAGCTTATGTCGAGGACGATATGAGCCCGGAGGAAATCATCGGCCGCGGCTTCAGTGCTGACGACGTGAGGCGCGTGGTGCGCTTGATTAAAAGCAGCGAATACAAGCGGCGCCAGGCGCCGGTGGGCATCCGTATCACTCCCCGCGGCTTCGGCAAGGACTGGCGTTATCCGATTACCTCGAAATACCGCGACATCTGA
- a CDS encoding NAD(P)/FAD-dependent oxidoreductase: MRLTRREFIKWVSASAGLGALPGCASLTGAGGPRVVVVGGGYAGATCAKYIRKWGPNIEVVLIERNAEFISCPLSNLVLGGNTTLCALTVGYQGLSKYGVKMLNDEVVAVDAQERRVQLARGFSLSYDRLIIAPGIHFMYEQIPGLSNPEAQQKVLHAWKAGTQTMALRNQLEAMPDGGVYALCIPKSPYRCPPGPYERACQVAFYFKQAKPRSKVLILDANDDVQSKKGLFTKAWKERYAGIVEYRPNSILVDVDAAALTARLEFENVSADVLNVIPPQRAGNIAQAAGLVTANDRWCGVDFLTYESAAQKNIHVLGDAIVGAPAMPKSGHMANQQAKVCAAAVAALLNEQPVNSQPMMNNTCYSFVSGSEAMHVASVHRYDAAKKTMLVVEGSTGLSTTPTELEGQYAWGWARNIWADMLA; the protein is encoded by the coding sequence ATGCGACTCACGAGACGCGAATTCATCAAATGGGTTTCGGCTTCCGCGGGGCTGGGCGCGTTGCCAGGCTGCGCCAGCCTGACCGGCGCGGGCGGCCCGCGCGTGGTGGTGGTGGGAGGCGGCTACGCCGGGGCGACGTGCGCGAAATATATCCGCAAATGGGGGCCTAACATCGAGGTCGTGCTGATCGAGCGCAATGCCGAGTTCATCTCGTGCCCGCTCTCCAACCTGGTGCTGGGCGGCAATACGACCCTGTGCGCGCTTACGGTCGGCTATCAGGGGTTGAGCAAATACGGCGTGAAAATGCTGAACGACGAGGTGGTGGCGGTGGATGCGCAGGAACGCCGGGTGCAATTGGCGCGCGGCTTCAGTTTAAGTTATGACCGCCTGATTATCGCCCCGGGCATCCATTTCATGTACGAGCAAATTCCCGGCCTCAGTAATCCGGAAGCGCAGCAAAAGGTGCTGCATGCCTGGAAAGCGGGCACGCAAACCATGGCGCTGCGAAATCAGCTGGAAGCGATGCCGGACGGCGGGGTTTACGCGCTGTGCATTCCCAAGTCACCGTACCGCTGCCCGCCGGGACCTTATGAGCGCGCCTGCCAGGTGGCGTTTTATTTCAAGCAGGCCAAGCCGCGTTCCAAGGTGCTCATCCTCGACGCCAATGACGATGTGCAGTCGAAGAAGGGCTTGTTTACTAAGGCCTGGAAGGAGCGTTACGCCGGCATCGTCGAATACCGGCCGAACAGCATCCTGGTTGACGTGGACGCGGCGGCGCTCACCGCCAGACTGGAATTCGAGAACGTCAGTGCCGACGTGTTGAACGTGATTCCGCCGCAGCGCGCCGGGAACATCGCGCAGGCCGCGGGGCTTGTCACCGCCAACGACCGCTGGTGCGGAGTGGATTTTCTGACCTATGAATCGGCTGCGCAGAAAAACATCCATGTGCTGGGCGATGCGATTGTTGGCGCGCCGGCCATGCCCAAGTCCGGGCACATGGCGAACCAGCAGGCAAAAGTCTGCGCGGCGGCGGTGGCGGCGCTGCTAAACGAACAGCCGGTCAATTCCCAGCCGATGATGAACAATACCTGTTACAGTTTTGTCAGCGGCAGCGAAGCCATGCACGTTGCCTCGGTACACCGTTATGATGCGGCGAAGAAAACCATGCTGGTGGTCGAAGGCAGCACGGGGTTATCTACCACGCCTACTGAGCTGGAAGGTCAGTACGCCTGGGGGTGGGCCAGGAATATCTGGGCGGACATGCTCGCCTGA
- a CDS encoding tetratricopeptide repeat protein — MQSIEHWLHFYAGRALLMFNLQDAAVERLHLALKCNPRFDRAASSLGFIYASMRQYPVAARYFEQALQINPQAAGLWFNLGFIHEEQKHFAQAIEAFRKAVALNPKIDRAWYGMGLAHAALGEHEKAAEAVSGSGHVAADEPLPLVPAGNGASPPEPPRQSRRNRRASGKI, encoded by the coding sequence ATGCAATCGATTGAACACTGGCTGCATTTTTATGCCGGACGCGCTCTGCTCATGTTCAACCTGCAGGACGCGGCGGTGGAGCGCCTGCACCTGGCGTTGAAGTGCAACCCGCGGTTTGATCGCGCCGCGAGTTCCCTGGGGTTCATTTATGCGTCCATGCGGCAATATCCGGTAGCCGCACGTTATTTCGAGCAGGCGTTACAAATCAATCCGCAGGCTGCCGGCCTCTGGTTCAACCTCGGTTTCATTCACGAAGAGCAGAAACACTTCGCCCAGGCCATCGAGGCGTTCCGCAAAGCGGTGGCGCTCAACCCCAAGATCGACCGCGCCTGGTACGGCATGGGCCTTGCTCACGCCGCGCTGGGCGAACATGAAAAGGCCGCGGAGGCCGTTTCAGGAAGCGGCCACGTTGCAGCCGATGAGCCCCTACCCCTGGTACCAGCTGGGAATGGCGCATCACCACCTGAACCACCCCGACAAAGTCGCCGAAATCGTCGCGCATCTGGAAAGATTTGA
- a CDS encoding GNAT family N-acetyltransferase, whose amino-acid sequence MSAGYRIEIIDTLSAIATQDWNRLAGNSPFQRHEFFSALHETGCASAQSGWTPRFITLWREHRLLGAMPLYLKAHSYGEYVFDWAWADAYRHFGHRYYPKLLCAVPFTPITGRRLLAETAEQRSLLLHAALNLAKQSGASSLHCLFPEEPEAQELQSHGLMLRQGLQFHWENRGYRDFADFLEALSRHKRKNIRQERRKVREAGISCEWLEGRNITDEHWRFFTACYNHTYRQHFSTPYLNLDFFARLGETLPQHVLLILAKRESQPLAAALNLYTPERLYGRYWGALEPIPGLHFETCYYQAIEFCIARGIRCFEGGAQGEHKLARGFLPVKTWSAHWFAHPQFAQAIARNLDRETSGIAHYADELNEQSPFKK is encoded by the coding sequence ATGAGCGCCGGATATCGCATAGAAATAATCGACACGCTTTCCGCCATTGCGACTCAAGACTGGAACCGGCTGGCCGGCAACAGTCCTTTCCAGCGCCACGAATTTTTCAGCGCATTGCACGAAACCGGTTGCGCCTCGGCACAAAGCGGCTGGACACCGCGCTTCATCACCCTCTGGCGCGAACACCGGTTGCTCGGCGCCATGCCGCTATATCTCAAGGCGCATTCCTACGGCGAATACGTGTTCGACTGGGCGTGGGCCGACGCCTACCGGCATTTTGGCCACCGCTATTACCCCAAACTGCTCTGCGCCGTTCCTTTCACTCCCATCACCGGCAGACGCCTGCTGGCCGAAACCGCTGAACAGCGTTCGTTGTTGTTGCATGCCGCGCTGAATTTGGCGAAACAATCCGGCGCCTCATCATTGCACTGCCTGTTTCCGGAAGAGCCGGAAGCGCAGGAACTGCAATCGCACGGCTTAATGTTGAGACAGGGCTTGCAGTTTCACTGGGAAAACCGGGGCTACCGCGACTTTGCCGATTTCCTCGAGGCCTTGAGCCGCCACAAGCGCAAGAACATCCGTCAGGAACGCCGCAAAGTACGGGAAGCGGGCATCAGTTGCGAATGGCTGGAGGGAAGGAACATCACCGATGAGCATTGGCGTTTTTTCACCGCCTGCTACAACCATACTTACCGCCAGCATTTTTCCACACCCTACCTCAACCTGGACTTTTTTGCACGGCTGGGAGAAACGCTGCCCCAGCACGTGCTGCTGATTCTGGCCAAACGCGAAAGCCAACCGCTGGCCGCCGCGCTCAACCTTTACACGCCTGAACGTTTATACGGACGCTATTGGGGCGCGCTGGAACCTATTCCCGGATTGCACTTCGAGACCTGCTATTACCAAGCGATTGAGTTTTGCATCGCGCGCGGGATTCGCTGCTTCGAAGGCGGCGCGCAAGGCGAGCACAAGCTCGCGCGCGGCTTTCTGCCGGTCAAGACCTGGTCGGCGCACTGGTTCGCGCATCCGCAATTCGCGCAGGCGATTGCGCGCAATCTCGATCGGGAAACTTCAGGAATCGCGCACTACGCCGATGAACTCAACGAGCAGAGCCCGTTTAAGAAATGA
- a CDS encoding P-II family nitrogen regulator codes for MKKIEAVIKPFKLDEVREALSAIGVSGLTVTEVKGFGRQKGHTELYRGAEYVVDFLPKVKVELVVPEKLVESSIEAIIKAARTGKIGDGKIFVTSVEQVVRIRTGETDEAAI; via the coding sequence ATGAAAAAAATAGAAGCCGTTATCAAACCCTTCAAGCTCGACGAAGTGCGGGAAGCCCTGTCCGCCATCGGCGTCAGCGGTCTTACCGTGACCGAAGTCAAGGGCTTTGGCCGGCAGAAGGGCCACACCGAGCTTTACCGCGGCGCGGAATACGTGGTGGATTTCCTGCCCAAGGTGAAAGTGGAACTGGTGGTGCCGGAAAAACTCGTGGAGTCCTCAATCGAGGCTATCATCAAGGCTGCTCGCACCGGCAAGATCGGTGACGGCAAGATTTTTGTCACATCTGTGGAACAGGTGGTGCGCATTCGCACCGGAGAAACCGACGAAGCGGCGATTTAG
- a CDS encoding diguanylate cyclase, which produces MRPAAELADVGCKSDQAGEAMPEVTHDKLAEKLSTASNPFIGLVATLALAALVELISKSGLAVHSPAPVLIFPVIFSAVQGGLRTGLASALLAALYFAYFFSLPGTVFHYDGEGLWYAVAWSAATLAIVPLIAFLQKPRRKDLLGMPIERLQAYLTARRHAGQLLLDQGQFLQLIVERALDSMSVLDSQGVFQYGSPSTYAILGYAPGELLGKVSFDYIHPDDVDHAKQAFQQALETGVLSQVDLRARCKDGGWKVLEVAGRAVRRDGEILVVANTQDVTDLRRDEALIAAEKNLFEMIAKDRPLVEILDALVRAIEEQSTGMLCSVLLLHADGVHLRHGAAPSLPDDYNKAIDGLAIGPQAGSCGTAAFLKRLIVAEDIATDPRWTPYKDLASQYGLRASWSKPIMSATDKVLGTFAAYYREPKSPRSRDLEIINRAANLAAIAIERKQAQTQAEHMAHFDALTTLPNRTLMLDRLEQALVQARRNKRGVALLFIDLDNFKEVNDNLGHLIGDAVLCAVAERLVKCVRQGDTVSRQGGDEFVIILPNMQQREDARPVAQKILDAFAAPFVVGGRDFVITASIGISLYPEHGESAPTLMKNADSAMYRAKELGKNKFHFYGA; this is translated from the coding sequence TTGCGTCCGGCCGCCGAATTGGCGGACGTGGGCTGCAAGAGCGACCAAGCCGGGGAGGCCATGCCCGAAGTCACGCATGACAAGCTGGCCGAGAAGCTCAGCACCGCTTCAAATCCGTTTATTGGCTTGGTGGCCACGCTGGCGCTGGCGGCGCTGGTGGAGCTTATTTCCAAAAGTGGTTTGGCTGTCCATAGCCCGGCTCCCGTGCTGATTTTCCCGGTGATATTTTCCGCCGTACAAGGTGGTTTGCGCACGGGCTTGGCCAGCGCTCTGCTGGCCGCCTTGTACTTTGCGTATTTCTTTTCGCTTCCGGGTACGGTTTTCCATTACGACGGCGAAGGCTTGTGGTATGCCGTGGCCTGGAGCGCGGCCACGCTCGCCATCGTGCCGCTCATCGCTTTTCTGCAGAAGCCGCGCCGCAAAGACCTGTTAGGTATGCCCATCGAGCGGCTCCAAGCGTATCTTACTGCACGCAGGCATGCAGGGCAGCTGCTCCTCGACCAGGGGCAGTTCCTGCAATTGATTGTGGAGCGGGCGCTCGATTCGATGTCGGTGCTGGACAGCCAAGGCGTGTTTCAATACGGCAGCCCTTCCACCTATGCCATTCTCGGGTACGCGCCGGGAGAACTGCTGGGTAAAGTCAGCTTTGACTACATTCATCCTGACGACGTTGACCATGCCAAACAGGCTTTCCAACAGGCGCTGGAAACGGGTGTCCTCAGTCAGGTCGATCTACGCGCGCGCTGCAAGGACGGCGGTTGGAAAGTGCTGGAAGTGGCGGGCCGTGCGGTACGGCGGGATGGTGAGATACTGGTCGTCGCCAATACTCAGGATGTCACCGATCTCCGGCGCGACGAAGCGCTGATTGCCGCTGAGAAAAATCTGTTTGAAATGATTGCCAAAGACCGGCCGCTGGTGGAAATCCTTGACGCATTGGTGCGTGCCATAGAAGAGCAGAGCACGGGCATGCTGTGTTCGGTGCTCCTTCTCCACGCGGACGGTGTGCATTTGCGCCATGGTGCGGCGCCGAGCCTCCCGGATGATTACAACAAGGCCATCGATGGTTTGGCCATCGGGCCGCAGGCAGGCTCCTGCGGTACGGCGGCTTTCTTAAAGAGGTTGATTGTGGCCGAGGATATTGCCACCGACCCGCGCTGGACACCGTACAAAGACCTCGCGTCGCAGTACGGGCTGCGCGCCTCCTGGTCCAAGCCCATCATGTCCGCCACCGACAAGGTGCTCGGCACGTTTGCCGCGTATTACCGCGAGCCGAAAAGCCCGCGGTCCCGCGACCTGGAAATCATTAACCGCGCGGCGAACCTCGCCGCCATAGCCATCGAGCGCAAGCAGGCGCAAACCCAGGCGGAGCACATGGCGCATTTCGACGCGCTGACCACTTTGCCCAACCGCACGCTGATGCTGGATCGTCTTGAGCAGGCCCTGGTGCAGGCGCGGCGCAATAAGCGCGGCGTGGCGCTCTTGTTCATTGACCTCGACAACTTCAAGGAAGTGAACGACAATCTGGGCCACCTCATCGGCGATGCGGTATTGTGCGCCGTAGCCGAGCGCTTGGTGAAGTGCGTGCGTCAGGGCGATACCGTGTCCCGGCAGGGCGGGGACGAATTCGTTATCATCCTTCCTAATATGCAGCAGCGGGAAGACGCCAGACCGGTGGCGCAGAAAATCCTCGATGCGTTCGCTGCCCCGTTTGTGGTGGGCGGCCGTGATTTTGTCATTACCGCGAGCATCGGTATCAGCTTGTACCCCGAACACGGCGAGAGTGCGCCAACCCTGATGAAAAACGCCGACAGTGCCATGTACCGCGCCAAGGAACTGGGCAAAAACAAGTTTCATTTTTACGGTGCCTGA
- the clpS gene encoding ATP-dependent Clp protease adapter ClpS has translation MAIRQREDTVLEAKKSKLKAPPMFKVVLLNDDYTPMDFVVAVLQTIFFMNREQATQIMLKVHREGMGVCGIFPKDVAATKVEQVVSFAKQHQHPLHCVMEET, from the coding sequence ATGGCGATCAGGCAACGAGAAGATACAGTACTGGAGGCCAAAAAAAGCAAACTTAAAGCCCCTCCGATGTTCAAGGTCGTGTTGCTCAACGATGACTACACGCCTATGGACTTCGTGGTGGCCGTGCTGCAAACGATTTTTTTCATGAACCGCGAACAGGCCACCCAAATCATGCTCAAAGTCCATAGGGAAGGCATGGGGGTGTGTGGTATCTTCCCTAAAGACGTTGCCGCCACCAAGGTTGAACAAGTGGTATCCTTTGCCAAGCAGCACCAGCACCCGCTGCATTGCGTGATGGAAGAAACATAA